The Juglans microcarpa x Juglans regia isolate MS1-56 chromosome 2S, Jm3101_v1.0, whole genome shotgun sequence genome has a window encoding:
- the LOC121253348 gene encoding uncharacterized protein LOC121253348 has protein sequence MDKSWMNDPDRLVSPAYAEGVKYFLAQARNHASGRDRIRCPCRACLNNLWLPIFEVETHLFMKGINPNYTQWIFHGEEDTTWNMSDEDIDDDINQEDDYIDDMQDMLDDIRAGTFDDALQDSTPAANRPRETVDSLSFQQLLEDARRPLFDGCTKFSKLSFVVKLLHIKSIGGWSIKSFDILLDLLRSAFPDALLPQSYEESRSLERGLGFKYHKIHACPNDCILFWKENAALNECPVCKASRWIPNTHGQRAVPQKVLRHFPLKPRLQRLFMSAKIAGDMRWHKEQQTKEDSCMRHPADSECWKKFDEDHGWFALDPRNVRLGLASDGFTPFNNLAKPHSIWPVILVPYNLPPWSCMKDQFFITSLIIPGPRSPGNEIDVYLQPLIDELLEFWVDGVPTYDASTKETFMLHAALLWTINDFPAYGNLSGWSTKGKLACPSCNADTNSNWLKYGRKHCYMGHRRFLPPDHIWRRKKWLFNSREDHRMPPREFGPEEIQNQLQMIGDVQFGKSHRKKKRTAEELNWTKCSIFFVLPYWSTLRLRHNLDVMHIEKNIADNILFTLMNSPGKSKDNINSRRDLELLGYRKELHLIWHGDRMGSLPISRTVYLDVTAKSQG, from the exons atggacaaaagttggatgaatGACCCCGATAGGCTCGTATCACCTGCATACGCCGAAGGCGTTAAATATTTCCTCGCACAAGCACGAAACCATGCAAGTGGAAGGGATCGCATCCGGTGTCCATGTCGTGCATGCCTTAACAATCTGTGGCTGCCTATATTTGAGgtggaaactcatttgtttATGAAAGGGATCAACCCAAACTACACGcagtggatatttcatggggaggaggaTACAACATGGAACATGAGTGAtgaagatattgatgatgatatCAACCAAGAAGACGATTACATAGATGACATGCAGGATATGTTGGATGACATCCGGGCAGGCACCTTCGATGATGCGCTCCAAGATAGCACTCCTGCGGCAAACAGGCCACGAGAGACGGTAGATTCATTATCTTTCCAGCAACTACTAGAGGATGCCCGACGTCCGTTATTTGATGggtgtacaaaattttcaaaactgtcaTTCGTGGTCAAGTTGTTACACATCAAATCAATCGGTGGGTGGTCAATTAAGTCATTTGACATTCTACTTGATTTGTTGAGGTCTGCCTTTCCTGATGCCCTATTGCCACAATCATATGAGGAGTCAAGGTCGTTGGAGCGCGGTTTGGGCTTcaaataccacaaaatccatgcgTGCCCCAACGACTGCATcttattttggaaggaaaatgcagCTCTTAATGAATGCCCTGTATGTAAGGCTTCGAGGTGGATACCAAATACACACGGACAGCGCGCGGTACCTCAAAAAGTGTTGCGTCACTTTCCTTTGAAACCGAGATTGCAGCGTCTCTTCATGTCTGCAAAGATAGCAGGTGATATGCGATGGCACAAAGAGCAACAGACGAAAGAAGATAGTTGTATGAGACATCCGGCCGACTCTGAGTgctggaagaaatttgatgaagaTCATGGCTGGTTCGCTTTAGATCCTCGCAATGTTAGGCTCGGTCTGGCAAGTGATGGCTTCACTCCATTCAACAACTTGGCTAAACCTCATAGCATTTGGCCAGTGATCCTTGTCCCCTATAACTTGCCGCCGTGGTCATGCATGAAAGACCAATTCTTCATAACATCTCTGATTATTCCTGGCCcaaggtcaccagggaatgaGATTGATGTATACTTGCAGCCGTTGATCGATGAACTGCTTGAATTTTGGGTAGATGGGGTACCTACATATGATGCCTCAACTAAGGAGACGTTTATGTTGCATGCTGCCTTATTGTGGACAATCAACGATTTTCCTGCCTACGGGAATCTGTCTGGCTGGTCAACAAAGGGAAAATTGGCTTGTCCATCTTGCAATGCAGACACAAACTCTAATTGGTTGAAATATGGCCGAAAACATTGTTACATGGGACATCGTCGTTTCTTACCCCCAGATCACATATGGAGAAGGAAGAAATGGTTGTTCAACAGTAGAGAAGATCATCGCATGCCACCAAGGGAATTTGGTCCTGAAGAGATTCAAAATCAATTGCAAATGATTGGGGATGTTCAGTTTGGCAAATCTCATAGGAAGAAAAAACGCACTGCTGAAGAGCTGAACTGGACAAAGTGTAGCATATTCTTCGTGTTACCTTATTGGTCAACACTTCGACTTCGgcataatttagatgttatgcatattgagaagaatATTGCCGACAACATCTTATTCACTTTAATGAACAGTCCAGGGAAAAGTAAGGATAACATCAATTCAAGGCGTGACTTAGAGCTTTTGGGCTATAGAAAAGAATTACACTTGATATGGCATGGTGATCGT ATGGGTTCGCTTCCAATATCTCGAACTGTGTATCTCGATGTGACTGCAAAATCTCAAGGTTGA